In Fusobacterium simiae, the genomic window TTCTGGTGTTGATGCTCCAGCAGTAATTCCTACTACTTCTCTATCTCTAAAAATAGCCAAATCTAACTGTTCTTCATTTTCAACAAGATAACTGTTATCATTTAATTTTTTAGATATTTCATATAACTTTTTTGTATTTGAGCTCTTTGTATCTCCAACTATAATCATTATTTCAACTTTTATAGCTAAATCTTCAACCGCTTTTTGTCTAACAGCTGTTGCACCACATATTTTATCAAAAATTATTACATTTTTATAGTTTTCTTTAAAATATTTTTTAACTTCTTCAAATTTTTTCTTATTTAGAGTTGTTTGTGTTGATAATAAATAAGTTTTATCTAAATCAATCTTTAAATTTTTTACTTCTTCAAAACTTTCAAATATTTGAATATTATCAGCAAAGGAAATAACTCCTTTTACTTCTGGATGATTTTTATCTCCCATAAATAAAATACTGTAACCATTTTTATTTGCTATTTCTATCTCTTGCCTTATTTTATTTACAAATACACAAGTGGCATCAAAGACTTTTACTTTTCTTTCTTTCAGCTTTTCATGAACTCTTTTAGAAGTTCCATGTGCTCTTATAACCACTATGTCATTTTCTTCTAAATTATCCATATCTTCAAGCAGCTCTTCTTCTGTTATGAGTTTAAATCCTTTTTTTTGCATATTCTCAACAACCTGCTTATTATGAACAAGCATTCCTAGAATATATTTTTTCCCTTTTTCTTCAACCAAAGAGTTACAAACATTTATGGCTTCTAAAACTCCAAAGCAAAAACCCATATGTTTTGCTCTAATAATTTCCATATATTCTACTCCTCATTGAATTTTTTTACTTCTATTAAATCAACTAATTCTTTAAGCATGGTATCTTCATCTGGACCATCTGCTATTAATTCTAATTCTCTACCTTCTTCTGCTGCTAAAAGCATGAGTCCCATAATACTTTTCCCATTCACAGTTTCATCTTCAGATTTAACAGTGATATCAGAATCATATTTTGTAACTAACTGTACAAATAACGATGAAGGTCTTGCATGCAATCCCTTTTTATTTTTTATATGTACTTTTACTGACTTCATCAATTCCCCTTATTCATAGATTCTAAGTTTATTTTATATTATAGCAAAAAATCTACCTAATTTATAGTATTTTTTAGTAAATTGATAAAATTTTTTTATTTCTATTTAAAAAATTAAATATCATTGACAAATTTTACTTATTAAGATAGTATTTTTTTAATATAAAAGTAAAGGAGAAAACGAAAATGAATTTAGATAAAGTAAATAAATATATTAAAGATTTTGAAAAAACAATTACAAAACCAAAAACAAATTTTGATAAAAGTAAATTTTATGTTGGAATTGATTTAGGCACTGCCAATATAGTAATAACTATTTTAGATAAAAATGGTAATCCTGTTGCTGGTGTTATTCAACATTCAAGAGTTGTAAGAGATGGTATTGTTGTTGATTTTATGGGAGCAATATCAATAGTAAAAAAATTAAAACAGGATTTAGAAGAAAAATTAGGAATTGAAATCACAGAAGGTTATACTGCTATTCCTCCTGGAGTAGAACAAGGTAGTGTTAAAGCAATAGTAAATGTAATTGAATCAGCTGGAATAGATGTTTTAAAGGTTGTAGATGAGCCTACTGCTGCCTCTTATGTCTTAGGAATAACAGATGGAGTTGTTGTAGACTTAGGTGGAGGAACAACTGGGATTAGTATTTTAGAAAAAGGTAAGGTTGTATTTGTTGCAGATGAACCAACTGGTGGAACACATATGACCTTAGTTTTAGCTGGTAGCTATGGAGTAGATTTTGAAACAGCAGAGGATATAAAAACAGATAAGAAAAAAGAAAAAGAAGTTTTTGTACAGATTACCCCTGTTTTACAGAAAATGGCTTCTATTGTAAAGAAATATATAAAAGATTATAAAGTTAAAGATGTATTTTTGGTTGGTGGTGCTTGCAGCTTTGATGAAAGTGAAAGTATTTTTAAAAAAGAATTAGGTTTAAATATTTATAAACCCTATATGCCAATGTATATAACTCCTATTGGTATTGCATTAGCTGGTATGAAAGATTAAATAATTTTTTAATTTCTCTTGCAAAAATATTTTTTTTATTATATAATATACATATAAATAAATTTAATTTGCAAAACAAAATAAATTTATAAAAGTTTTAAAGATGTTATCATACCAACCTTATAATAATAAAAAGGACTGTCACATATTTTGTAACAGCCTTTTTACTTTTATTTTATATATTTTTCAGATTCTGCAAGTAATCTATCCACATGTTTATTCAATTCATTTTTAGGAATTTCTTTTTTTGTGTAGTATGCAACTGATGTTAAAACATCTGCTGGCTTTGCATTCTTAAACACAATTGTATACATAAAATTTTGTCCATCAGTATATTTTTCTACATAAGCCTTTCCCATTTTTAAAGAACCTTTACTTTGTAAATCTCTAGTAGCATCTTCTTTTAAAACTTTATTTAATTCTGCTACATCAGGATCTTTTACTCCATACCAATAAGAAATTGTTGTTGCACTTTCATCATCAACTTTTTGAATTGAAACTGTACCTTCTGTATCTTGCACAATCTTATATCCTCTTTCTTCTGCTCTCTTAGAATTAACAAAACTTGGTACTGCATAAGAAGAGGCTACTAAAAGTAAAAATAACCCTAAAATTAATTTTTTCATAATTTATCCCTATCCTTTCTAAATCATTATTTTAAAAAACTTTCTATTTCATTTAAAGTTTTATCAATAACCTTATCTAATTCATCATCTTTGAAATTCTTATCTGATGTATATAGAACCGAAATACAACAATTTTTTACTTTTGTATTTTTACCTACAAAACTATATGTATATCCTCCTGCTTGATCTTTAAATTTATGGATATAAGCTCTTTTATTTTCTCTAGAAGATACAAATTTTTGTGAAGCTGGTGCTGTATTTTTAACTTCTTCACTCATTTTTTTAATCCCACCTTTATCATCAATATTAAAAAGTGCAACTGTTAACCCAGTGTCTTGTGTTGATTTTCCAAATATAAATGTATCTTGTGTATCTTGTAGAATTTTATAAGAATTTTTTTGTAACTTATTTGCATCCACATATTTTGGTATTGAAAAGGATACTACTCCTAACATTAAAAATAAAACTAATACAATTTTTTTCATAAATTTCTCCTAAAAATATTATTCTTAATTTTATCATAAAAATTTTTATTTTACCATTGATAATTATTTTAAGTTTTATATTTTATGCTATAATGAAAAAGTGAATACAAAATGAATAATATAAAGGAGATTTTATTATGATAAGTAAACTAATAGGAAATTTTAAAAATATTAAAATCGCTGTAATTGGAGATTTAATGTTAGACGAATATATTATGGGAAAAGTAGACAGAATTTCTCCTGAGGCACCTGTTCCTGTTGTTAAAGTTACAGAAGAAAAGTTTGTTCTAGGTGGTGCTGCCAATGTTATAAATAACCTTGCTGCTTTAGGTGCTAATGTGTATTGTGGAGGACTTGTAGGTAAGGATAATAAAGCAGAAAAACTTATCAATGCTTTTCCCAAAAATGTTGACTGTAATTTAATTTTAAAAGCTGATAATAGACCTACTATCGTAAAGAAAAGAGTTATTGCAGGACATCAACAACTTTTAAGACTTGATTGGGAAGAAGAATTTTATATCAATGAAGATGAAGAAAATACAATAATAGAAAATCTTAAAAATCATATAAAAGACTTGAATGCAGTTATTTTATCTGACTATAATAAAGGACTTTTGACAAAATCACTTTCACAAAAAATTATAAAATTATGTAGAGAAAATAATGTCATTGTTACTGTTGACCCTAAACCAAAAAATATTTCTAATTTTGTAGGTGCTTCCTCTATTACTCCAAATAAAAAAGAGGCTTATGCTGCTGTTGATGCAAACTCATCAGAAAATATTGATATTGTTGGAGAAGAATTAAAGAAAAAATATAACTTAGATACTGTTTTAATAACAAGAAGTGAAGAAGGAATGACTTTATATGATAAAGAAATTCATAATATTCCAACTTATGCTAAGGAAGTTTATGATGTAACTGGTGCAGGAGATACAGTTATTTCAGTTTTCACTTTGGCAAAAGCTGCTGGTGCAACTTGGGAAGAAGCTGCAAAAATAGCTAATGCTGCTGGAGGAATAGTGGTTGGAAAGATTGGGACTTCTACTGTTAGTGAAAAGGAATTGATTTCAACTTATAATAGTATTTATAATGCAGGAGGAACTTGCGAATGTTAAGAATAGGTAATGGTTATGATGTACATAGATTAGTTGAAGGTAGAAAATTGATGTTAGGTGGTGTGGAAGTTCCTCATACAAAAGGAGTTTTAGGACATTCTGATGGAGATGTACTTTTA contains:
- the eutJ gene encoding ethanolamine utilization protein EutJ codes for the protein MNLDKVNKYIKDFEKTITKPKTNFDKSKFYVGIDLGTANIVITILDKNGNPVAGVIQHSRVVRDGIVVDFMGAISIVKKLKQDLEEKLGIEITEGYTAIPPGVEQGSVKAIVNVIESAGIDVLKVVDEPTAASYVLGITDGVVVDLGGGTTGISILEKGKVVFVADEPTGGTHMTLVLAGSYGVDFETAEDIKTDKKKEKEVFVQITPVLQKMASIVKKYIKDYKVKDVFLVGGACSFDESESIFKKELGLNIYKPYMPMYITPIGIALAGMKD
- the rfaE1 gene encoding D-glycero-beta-D-manno-heptose-7-phosphate kinase; the encoded protein is MISKLIGNFKNIKIAVIGDLMLDEYIMGKVDRISPEAPVPVVKVTEEKFVLGGAANVINNLAALGANVYCGGLVGKDNKAEKLINAFPKNVDCNLILKADNRPTIVKKRVIAGHQQLLRLDWEEEFYINEDEENTIIENLKNHIKDLNAVILSDYNKGLLTKSLSQKIIKLCRENNVIVTVDPKPKNISNFVGASSITPNKKEAYAAVDANSSENIDIVGEELKKKYNLDTVLITRSEEGMTLYDKEIHNIPTYAKEVYDVTGAGDTVISVFTLAKAAGATWEEAAKIANAAGGIVVGKIGTSTVSEKELISTYNSIYNAGGTCEC
- a CDS encoding HPr family phosphocarrier protein; translated protein: MKSVKVHIKNKKGLHARPSSLFVQLVTKYDSDITVKSEDETVNGKSIMGLMLLAAEEGRELELIADGPDEDTMLKELVDLIEVKKFNEE